ATATAGCTTAAATGACCACTCGAGAGGGAGTCTCAGAAGTATTTTTCCACATACATAAAAGTAGGGATTTCTAATAGTGTAAGATGCATACATCATGGCTTAAAGGATGGAGGTTTACTATTGGAGTCTTAAGAATAGCTAAATAATTCAGTTATTTCAAAGGTAAAGCCATTACTTGTCATTGCTAATATTCCGACCACTACTCTCCCGCCACTGTACAGTAACGTTACACTTGCAATTTCCTATTGACCTATTCTTTGTGAGTTATACATGTTGTGAGAAGTCTTATGTTTTCTTTTCTGCATTACTATTATTCAATGCTCCAATCCTAAAACTAAAGTACTGATCCTTACTGTAAATTTCGACCTTTTACTTTGCTATTTCAAGGACCTATAGAATCACTGGTATAGGGACCTCTCCTCCTATGCAATAAGTACATATGTATTCATGTCCGTTTGTCACattagtaatattttattatttagtcaTTAACCATCCAGATGGTATTTCCCAGGTGCAAGGGTTAGGTATGGAAGATAACAAGCAGTAGTATCAAATGCATCTTCACGTGTTAAAGCCAGTAGGTTATTGTGGATTATGTTGAGGGAAGAGGATGAGGCATTATTGTGTTAACAAAGTCCACAGAGTTCCGTCACCTTGGTTAATACATTTGGCTTCTTAAGCATCAGTTGATGACGGTGTAGGCAGGTCAGTTATATTGTGCAATGTGATGGATGAGTCTATGCTGGCAGACCTCAGGACTCTTAGTTTTCTTTAGTACATAGTGTTGTCTCTTCCACCTTGGCTCCAAGGACCTTATCTGCTTGTGTACTTGGACCCAGGCTGCAGTCGAGGTCATCAGAGCCCTGTGCGCTGGGCAGAATTCATCTGTTTTCAGTACGAAGAAGTCATGTGCGTGAGGGTTTTGGGAGATATAAGCAGTTAGTCATCTGTTAATATAAAAGATGTTATTCTTTGTGTCCACAATGGGCAGTCATTGTTCTCCCTATTGGTATCTGTGTGGAGACAGTCCTGTAACTCTGCAGGGCTAGTGGTAAAGCATCAGGGCACTTCAACGTACCATTTGCGCATTCTACTTTCCTGCTAGCTTGAAAGTGTGTGTTCATTTATTTCATCTGTGATGCTTCACAATCCTTTTTCATTAGGGGTCTTATACAGTGTGTTCCTTGATATGAACTAAAAGACAGGGATCCCAAATCTCCAAATGCAGTAGTTTCTTTCACTACTAAGCAAATCAACTATAACCAGAGTATACTCGGAACCTTCACATCATTTGTAGGTCACTGTGTATGATTAGAACTGGGCCTTCAGGGTAGGGCAACAAACAGATTTTCAGGCTTGACTGTTCTATTGTTAATGAAGCCACATTGTGAATGTTTGCGCTCTTAAGGAGACTCCAGGAGTAAACCGATGCTTTTATATACACGCGATATATAATCCTGCATGGGGCATGCCATATGCTAAGTGAGCTGAAGAAGGTAATATACAGGTTTtcatggtgtatgtgtgtgtaccctAAGTCGATCTATATTAACAGTCCACCCACTCGTCCTTAGCACTAAAGGTTTTGAGCCACATAACACATGTATTCCACACTTTGTTCTATAAGCCTCAATTCATACAACATATTACTATAAAAACTTTATACAGAATAATAGATGCAACAACTCCTTATATTCATCATGTCAGACAAAGCTGGTTTGTTATTATTGGTAGACCCAGGAATAATTGCATATTCTCCCAAATTATCAGTCTGTCACTGTTTTATGTCTTGCTCACAACCTTATAGGACATTTTAatcttttactttgcttttaaagTAATTCGATTTATGTAGGTAAAATGGTCCTTCCAAGGGGATTTGTTTGAATGTATCATACATAGGGCACAAGTTGCAAGTACATTGGCAAGTCTTATTAACATATCTACTGCTCATTGTTCTCCTGATGTTGACCTATGAaaactgcaaagaaaaaaaaaagctgtttcagtaatattatatgtatgcaaggtcacaggctgtattagactTGTCATTATGTATAGATATTATATCCGTCCATAAGCttcaattatttaattatatatccaCTTTTTGCCATTTCAGACGGAAGTGCCAGCTGCACAGAGGACAGCACGACTCCCCGGATGGACAGGCGCCGGTTCAGCTCTCACAAACTTATAGAATGTGACACTTTATCAAGAAAAAAGTCTACACGACAAAAAACAGACAGTGAATGTTCAACCGAAGGCAAGAGTGAGAAACCCACCGCATCATCTAGTGTTGCTGAGGTCATCAAGAAAGAAACGCCATCCGCCAACTTGGACTTGTCCGTAAAAAATGAATCGGAAAAGCAGGAACTTGGCTGGAGGCTTAAAATAACCGATAGGCTCAAACTGCGTATGAAAGCATCTGCGGATGACATGTTTGGAACCGGAAGTGAAAAGGAACATGCCGCCGaaaacaaaaagaagaagaatATTAGGAGGAGGCACACGCTGGGAGGACAGAGAGACTTTGCTGAAATAAGCTTTTTAAATTCTTGGAAAATCCATGAACCTGCACAGGGAGGTAAAGAGGCTGAACTTTCTGCCATGGATCGATTAAAGCCAAAGTGTCCATCGCAAGACCTTTCAATCTCCGAGTGGCTTGCACGAGAACGTTTACGCACTAGCACATCTGAGCTCAATACGGAGGAGCTGATTTTAGAGAACACTAAATTAACAGACTCATTGACGCCAAATTCTCGTACATCTCTTTCATCGCCAGACAACTTGGCCACCCCCAGCGACAGAACTGAAAACCTATCCCACGTGACGACACCTCTACAATCGGCTGAAACGTTAAATGGAGAGAGCTACCAGAGTAAAAACAAGAATAACTTTAGTCCTGCTGTTGATGCCCATCCCCATAAACTTTCTGGTACTCGGGTGGTCAAATCCCGATTCTACCAGTACCTTTAAGTGATTTCCACCGCAGCTTTTGTCCATAAGTTCCAAGATAGGCAATCTGAGTCTACCTAGCAGTTGCCAATGGAGCTTGTATTGTAGTGTGACAACAGTTGGTGAGCTTAAAGCTTGCCAATGTCTTTAGTAAAATTCCAGTCTATTGTATATCGTTCTGTgcctgaattatttttttattttacttttctgcAGCCTAGGTGAGGGCTGCATTCATCCATAGGCCCTGTGGAAAGTCTTCAGAGTGGCCAGAGAAACACAACTTCTTGATGGAAGTGCTTGTAAAAATCTGAACAAATTGTTTGCTTGACTTTGTGCATTCATAGTATCTGTAACCCAGGGTTCTCTCATTAGCAGACATCCACCATgtaacaatgttttgttttgtttttttattcttttgtttaGTCACTAAGAAAAGTGCCTCATGAATTCATCTGGTGTGCTAGGGTGCCATATTGTTACATGCTAATTAGAGGAACCTACTGTGAACAAAAGGAGCATTTTATCAGTTTCCAGATTTCAttaaattttacagattttaACAGGTGGACTCAGCGCTTCCATTCGTTATACATTCCGGTAGAGTCTTCAAGTTTTATATACCAACttttaatacagtttttttttcttttcttttcttttttttttgggggagttTTATGTGACTTGAATTTTTAACCTCTCTGTAAGATACGTTaacttatgtatatatacattgtgtATCTTCAGATACCAGATTTGATAAAAATGTTGTAAGATAGGCATGTAGATAGTAAATCCTTGGTGGAACTGGTTTCTTTCATTGAATATAGTATAATTCTGCATGAAGATCTCATACCACCTTGTACCATGCCTGTGTGCATACCCACTTAAACACtggaaataaaattaatttggtgatttatttttttaagtacttaaaatgtaatttaaattatAGGGTAAACAAAACTAACATTAAAGTTTGAATGAGCATTTTCTGTTACCATTATTTTTCAGTAAAGAACTGAGGTGTTGAATAGTTCTTCCTTCTTGTTAACGATTACTGGTGGAGTTTAAAGAATCTCTTCCTAAGTTCATTTCAACTCTCCAATGCCTCTTTCTCCAGTTAGCAGAACTGTGCAAGGAACTACAAAGGTTCTGATGTATACACTCCAACTGGTACGACCCCGGATCCTCTCCCCGTGTGATAACCAGTTGAAGAGGAGATGCAAACAGCGATGTTGGTTTCCTTGGCTCTCTCCAGTAGTTGGACCTTTCCTGAACATGAATATTTATGTTAATGCACTTTCTTAAAGCCTATTAAATGCGCATTGGTTATAGTCCAAAAATATTGTAAGCAATTAGACCTGTAGCattttataccactttcatactgccgccccggcaatatcccgggtttttgcaggggctcggagcgtcccagctcagaaacaccattcatactgcacctggaCCCGGGGACACACTCGggtctctctcctactctctccttctctctccatctctctccttctctctccttctctctccttctctctccagaGAGAACGGCGCGAACGCCGaagctctctctcctctctctccttcctctctccttccttctcgttctctctcgttctctctcgttctctctcgttctctctcgttctctctcgttctctctcgttctctctcgttctctctcgttctctctcgttctctctcgttctctctcgttctctctcgttctctctcgttctctctcgttctctctcgttctctctcgttctctctcgttctctctcgttctctctcgttctctctcgttctctctcgttctctctcgttctctctcgttctctctcgttctctctcgttctctctcgttctctctcgttctctctcgttctctctcgttctctctcgttctctctcgttctctctcgttctctctcgttctctctcgttctctctcgttctctctcgttctctctcgttctctctcccgggatttttcacttgtaccattcatactgctccAAGACCCAGGTCATTTGTACAGACATCTCCTATAGTGTTAACGAACAAGTAGTATTGATAAAAAATGTTGAAATATCAGGTCTTTCGTTAGGGGAAACGTCTCTCTGCCACCAATATTATTAGTTGTTAAAGTTGAGACTACCTGACATGACCCCTCTGGTGGTATTGGTGTACGACCGCACCATTCATTTATAATGCAGTTTGAGTACTGTTGAAGTAAACAAAGGTGCCCAAGGATTTTAATCATCAGGTAAATTCACTTTATTCCAATTACTGATAAATGCAGCTGACCTCTAAACGCCATGGCTGTAGAAGGATTGTGAGATTGTGGCTGTGATTTACATccgctccatctgtctccactgtaaaaataaatgtt
This window of the Mixophyes fleayi isolate aMixFle1 unplaced genomic scaffold, aMixFle1.hap1 Scaffold_4064, whole genome shotgun sequence genome carries:
- the LOC142134167 gene encoding rho GTPase-activating protein 21-A-like — translated: MSDSQTVLCTSSQTFTHRPNPTIIISPETKGSDFLSVDGSSIASDYSTTSSYMVGLEPNQISHEVQSVADSKDGSASCTEDSTTPRMDRRRFSSHKLIECDTLSRKKSTRQKTDSECSTEGKSEKPTASSSVAEVIKKETPSANLDLSVKNESEKQELGWRLKITDRLKLRMKASADDMFGTGSEKEHAAENKKKKNIRRRHTLGGQRDFAEISFLNSWKIHEPAQGGKEAELSAMDRLKPKCPSQDLSISEWLARERLRTSTSELNTEELILENTKLTDSLTPNSRTSLSSPDNLATPSDRTENLSHVTTPLQSAETLNGESYQSKNKNNFSPAVDAHPHKLSGTRVVKSRFYQYL